The Lagopus muta isolate bLagMut1 chromosome 4, bLagMut1 primary, whole genome shotgun sequence genome has a window encoding:
- the ATP10D gene encoding phospholipid-transporting ATPase VD isoform X3 encodes MVLLYSSDLDGICYIETAGLDGETNLKQRQVVRGYSEQVSEIDPEKFSGRIECESPNDDLNHFRGFVENSSKDRVGLSKENLLLRGCTVRNTEVVVGIVVYAGHETKAMLNNSGPHYKRSKLERKVNSDILWCVLLLILMCLTGAIGHGIWLSRYSEIPFFNIPEPDGKSISSALAGFNMFWTMIILLQVLIPISLYVSIEIVKLGQIYLIQNDIDFYHEKTDSTIQCRALNIAEDLGQIQYIFSDKTGTLTENKMVFRRCSIAGQEYCHEENAKRLESYQEKDLKDEDSAEGPCASLGHTLKWRGHDCGAENESLNRKSSNLLSGIYPELGRERSSSDAPCSGHVAFSSCIETDVVPDTQLLEKFRRVSSLSYQESEDGISKLGLETMYITDFFLALAICNTVVVSIPNQPRQKMRRSSLGRMPIKSLEEIRQMFQRLSVRRLSSSPLPSIKESSSENPNSFVSKLSIFRMKPASPALDGAAQNAAEPHNLNSPENPQLPKECYTVNVAAGCETHGAESSAEWSPLPKLCYEAESPDEAALVHAAKAYKCILQSRTPDQVTVDFADLGSLTFQLLHILPFDSVRKRMSVVVRHPVSNRVVVYTKGADSVMMDLLGTASEDTKNSEMEKKNIKERTQNHLDDYARKGLRTLCIAKKVMSDEEYTEWLNNHFLAETSIDNREELLLESAIRLETKLTLLGATGIEDRLQDGVPDTIQALRKAGIKIWMLTGDKRETAVNIAYACKLLEPDDRIFTLKSQSRDACALVMNSILEHMQKNTAEQKKVNQKLGNVSASPSTQAQGFSAGLVIDGRTLEHVLQDSLQNVFLELTEKCRAVVCCQATPLQKSVLVRLVRNKLKAMTLAVGDGANDVSMIQVADTGVGILGQEGMQAVMASDFAISQFRHLRKLLLVHGHWCYTRLTNMILYFFYKNVAYVNLLFWYQFFCGFSGTSMTDYWILIFFNLLFTSVPPIIYGVLDKDVSAEILMQIPQLYKMSQKSVAYLPSTFWITLLDAFYQSLACFFVPYFTYYGSDIDIFSFGNPINTAALFIILFHLLIECKSVTWIHTIVIVGSILFYFIFALAFGATYRTHNPLSNPYRIMEKHMADPVFYLVCLLTTCVALLPRYFLRALQGTLFPSPVLKAKHLDKLIPEEKREAIKKWKDECIVSCRMELQVTSGSTGSATGTVLKEESIASVVPLSRIPFHACSRDELVEEEPGNRSNLNSEKTAFLNSKRTDSDV; translated from the exons ATGGTGCTGTTATATTCCAGTGACCTGGATGGGATCTGTTACATTGAAACTGCAGGTCTTGATGGAGAAACCAATCTAAAACAGAGGCAGGTGGTGAGAGGATATTCAGAGCAG GTCTCTGAAATTGATCCAGAAAAATTTTCTGGTAGAATAGAATGTGAAAGTCCTAATGATGACCTCAATCACTTTCGAGGCTTTGT tgagAATTCAAGCAAGGATCGAGTGGGCCTCAGCAAGGAGAACTTATTGCTGCGAGGATGCACagtaagaaatacagaagttgTTGTAGGCATTGTGGTATATGCAG GTCATGAAACCAAAGCCATGCTGAATAACAGTGGACCTCATTACAAGCGCAgtaaattggaaagaaaagtgaattCTGATATTCTGTGGTGTGTTCTGCTTCTAATTTTAATGTGTTTAACAGGTGCAATTG GCCATGGAATTTGGTTAAGTAGGTATTCAGAAATACCTTTTTTTAACATCCCTGAACCAGATGGCAAATCGATTTCTTCTGCGTTAGCAGGGTTCAATATGTTCTGGACAATGATCATTTTATTACAG GTCTTGATTCCTATTTCTCTGTATGTTTCAATTGAAATTGTCAAACTGGGACAAATTTATTTAATACAGAATGACATTGATTTTTACCATGAGAAAACAGACTCTACAATTCAGTGTCGAGCACTGAATATTGCTGAAGACCTTGGCCAGATTCAGTATATCTTCTCAGACAAGACTGGAACACTCACTGAAAATAAGATGGTTTTTCGGAGGTGCAGCATTGCAGGACAGGAATATTGCCATGAAGAAAATG caaAGAGGTTGGAATCCTATCAAGAGAAGGATTTGAAAGATGAGGATTCAGCTGAAGGTCCTTGTGCCTCTTTGGGCCACACATTAAAATGGAGGGGACACGACTGTGGAGCCGAGAATGAATCTTTGAACAGAAAGTCTTCAAATCTGTTATCTGGTATTTACCCTGAATTAGGAAGGGAGCGTTCATCAAGTGATGCTCCCTGCTCAGGACATGttgctttcagcagctgcatT GAAACAGATGTTGTACCAGATACACAACTGCTGGAGAAATTTAGAcgtgtttcttctctttcctatcAAGAATCAGAAGACGGTATCAGCAAGTTAGGTTTGGAGACAATGTACATCACTGACTTCTTTCTTGCTCTGGCAATCTGTAATACTGTTGTTGTTTCAATCCCCAATCAGCCACGTCAGAAG ATGAGACGCTCTTCACTGGGAAGAATGCCTATTAAATCCCTTGAGGAAATCAGGCAGATGTTCCAGAGGTTGTCAGTCCGTAGACTAAGTTCCTCCCCACTTCCAAGTATAAAAGAGTCATCATCTGAAAACCCAAACAGTTTTGTGAGCAAACTGtctattttcagaatgaaaccGGCTTCACCTGCTTTGGATGGGGCTGCTCAAAATGCTGCTGAGCCTCACAATCTGAACAGCCCAGAAAATCCCCAGTTACCCAAAGAATGTTATACAGTGAATGTAGCTGCTGGCTGTGAAACCCACGGTGCTGAGTCATCTGCAGAATGGTCTCCCTTACCTAAGCTTTGTTATGAAGCTGAAAGTCCAGACGAAGCTGCCTTGGTCCATGCTGCTAAGGCttacaaatgtattttacagtCTAGGACTCCTGATCAAGTAACTGTGGATTTTGCAGATCTGGGATCTTTaacatttcagcttttgcaTATCCTGCCTTTTGACTCAGTGCGAAAAAGGATGTCAGTAGTGGTTCGGCATCCAGTCTCCAACCGAGTGGTGGTGTACACAAAAGGTGCAGACTCAGTCATGATGGATTTGTTGGGAACTGCATCTGAAG ATACCAAgaattcagaaatggaaaagaagaacattAAAGAAAGAACCCAGAATCATTTGGATGACTATGCCAGAAAGGGACTGCGCACTCTTTGTATTGCTAAaaag GTGATGAGTGATGAAGAATATACAGAGTGgttaaataatcattttttagCAGAAACCAGCATTGACAAtagggaggagctgctgctggaatcTGCCATCCGGCTTGAAACCAAACTAACTTTGCTTG GTGCCACTGGCATTGAAGATCGCCTGCAGGATGGTGTTCCAGACACAATACAGGCATTACGgaaagcaggaataaaaatatgGATGCTGACAGGTGACAAGAGAGAGACAGCTGTCAACATCGCCTATGCTTGTAAATTGCTGGAGCCAGATGACAGAATCTTCACGCTCAAATCGCAAAGTAGA GATGCTTGTGCTTTGGTGATGAACAGTATTTTAGaacacatgcaaaaaaacactgctgagcaaaaaaaagtaaatcagaaaCTTGGGAATGTCTCTGCAAGTCCTTCTACCCAAGCTCAAGGCTTCAGCGCAGGCCTGGTTATTGATGGAAGGACTTTAGAGCATGTCCTTCAGGACAGCCTGCAGAATGTTTTCTTGGAGCTCACAGAAAAATGTCGAGCTGTAGTCTGCTGCCAAGCCACACCACTGCAGAAGAGTGTGCTGGTCAGACTGGTGCGAAATAAGCTGAAGGCAATGACGTTAGCTGTAG GTGATGGTGCCAATGATGTCAGTATGATCCAGGTAGCTGACACTGGTGTGGGAATCTTGGGCCAAGAAGGCATGCAG GCTGTGATGGCAAGTGACTTTGCAATTTCTCAGTTCAGGCATCTCAGGAAGCTGCTGCTTGTCCATGGTCACTGGTGTTACACCAGGCTTACCAACATGATACTCTACTTCTTCTACAAAAATGTG GCCTACGTGAACCTCTTATTCTGGTACCAGTTCTTCTGTGGGTTTTCAGGCACATCAATGACTGACTATTggatcttgatttttttcaatctcCTTTTTACATCGGTGCCACCCATCATTTACGGTGTCTTGGACAAAGATGTGTCTGCAGAGATACTCATGCAGATCCCACAGCTGTACAAGATGAGCCAGAAATCTGTG GCCTACTTGCCTTCAACCTTTTGGATAACCTTGCTGGATGCTTTTTACCAAagtcttgcttgcttttttgtgCCTTACTTC ACTTACTATGGCTCAGACatagacattttttcttttggaaaccctataaacacagcagcacttttTATAATATTGTTTCACCTTCTCATTGAGTGCAAATCCGTG ACTTGGATTCATACGATAGTTATAGTTGGCAGCATcctattttacttcatttttgctCTGGCTTTTGGGGCAACCTACAGAACCCATAATCCACTATCAAATCCTTATCGGATCATGGAAAAGCATATGGCAGATCCAGTTTTTTACCTAGTGTGCCTCCTGACTACTTGTGTTGCTCTGCTACCCAG ATACTTCCTGAGAGCTCTCCAAGGAACATTGTTTCCATCTCCAGTGTTGAAAGCCAAGCACTTGGACAAACTGATCCCTGAGGAGAAGAGGGAAGCAATTAAGAAATGGAAGGATGAATGCATTGTAAGCTGTAGAATGGAGTTGCAGGTTACTTCTGGGTCTACTGGCTCAGCCACGGGTACTGtattaaaggaagaaagcattGCCAGTGTTGTACCGCTTTCTAGAATACCTTTTCATGCCTGTTCAAGAGATGAGTTAGTGGAGGAAGAGCCTGGGAATAGAAGTAACTTGAACTCTGAAAAGACTGCATTTCTGAATTCAAAGAGAACTGATTCAGATGTCTGA
- the ATP10D gene encoding phospholipid-transporting ATPase VD isoform X1, producing the protein MADPIHWTRYRWQQLMSTEGRQEGSSSSNNCCQAKKAIGKHRIVIPCLGHFKEEYEKVSKLYMNNKIRTTKYTLLNFIPRNLFEQFHRVANLYFLFLVVLNWVPLVEAFQKEITMLPLIAVLTIIALKDGLEDYSKYKMDKQINNLLTKVYSRKEKKYIDECWKNVNVGDFIRLSCNEIIPADMVLLYSSDLDGICYIETAGLDGETNLKQRQVVRGYSEQVSEIDPEKFSGRIECESPNDDLNHFRGFVENSSKDRVGLSKENLLLRGCTVRNTEVVVGIVVYAGHETKAMLNNSGPHYKRSKLERKVNSDILWCVLLLILMCLTGAIGHGIWLSRYSEIPFFNIPEPDGKSISSALAGFNMFWTMIILLQVLIPISLYVSIEIVKLGQIYLIQNDIDFYHEKTDSTIQCRALNIAEDLGQIQYIFSDKTGTLTENKMVFRRCSIAGQEYCHEENAKRLESYQEKDLKDEDSAEGPCASLGHTLKWRGHDCGAENESLNRKSSNLLSGIYPELGRERSSSDAPCSGHVAFSSCIETDVVPDTQLLEKFRRVSSLSYQESEDGISKLGLETMYITDFFLALAICNTVVVSIPNQPRQKMRRSSLGRMPIKSLEEIRQMFQRLSVRRLSSSPLPSIKESSSENPNSFVSKLSIFRMKPASPALDGAAQNAAEPHNLNSPENPQLPKECYTVNVAAGCETHGAESSAEWSPLPKLCYEAESPDEAALVHAAKAYKCILQSRTPDQVTVDFADLGSLTFQLLHILPFDSVRKRMSVVVRHPVSNRVVVYTKGADSVMMDLLGTASEDTKNSEMEKKNIKERTQNHLDDYARKGLRTLCIAKKVMSDEEYTEWLNNHFLAETSIDNREELLLESAIRLETKLTLLGATGIEDRLQDGVPDTIQALRKAGIKIWMLTGDKRETAVNIAYACKLLEPDDRIFTLKSQSRDACALVMNSILEHMQKNTAEQKKVNQKLGNVSASPSTQAQGFSAGLVIDGRTLEHVLQDSLQNVFLELTEKCRAVVCCQATPLQKSVLVRLVRNKLKAMTLAVGDGANDVSMIQVADTGVGILGQEGMQAVMASDFAISQFRHLRKLLLVHGHWCYTRLTNMILYFFYKNVAYVNLLFWYQFFCGFSGTSMTDYWILIFFNLLFTSVPPIIYGVLDKDVSAEILMQIPQLYKMSQKSVAYLPSTFWITLLDAFYQSLACFFVPYFTYYGSDIDIFSFGNPINTAALFIILFHLLIECKSVTWIHTIVIVGSILFYFIFALAFGATYRTHNPLSNPYRIMEKHMADPVFYLVCLLTTCVALLPRYFLRALQGTLFPSPVLKAKHLDKLIPEEKREAIKKWKDECIVSCRMELQVTSGSTGSATGTVLKEESIASVVPLSRIPFHACSRDELVEEEPGNRSNLNSEKTAFLNSKRTDSDV; encoded by the exons ATGGCAGATCCCATCCACTGGACCCGGTATCGTTGGCAGCAACTGATGTCTACAGAAGGCAGAcaagaaggcagcagctcaAGTAACAACTGCTGTCAAGCAAAAAAAGCTATTGGCAAACATAGGATAGTGATACCCTGCTTGGGACATTTTAAGGAAGAGTATGAAAAGGTATCAAAACTGTATATGAACAACAAAATACGGACTACTAAATATACTTTACTGAATTTTATACCACGCAATTTATTTGAACAATTTCACAG AGTTGCCAATTTGTATTTCCTGTTTCTGGTTGTTTTAAACTGGGTTCCCCTGGTGGAGgctttccaaaaagaaattacaatgCTACCTTTGATAGCAGTTTTGACAATAATTGCCCTGAAGGATGGTCTGGAAGATTACTCAAAATATAAAATGGATAAACAGATAAACAACTTACTAACCAAGGTGTATAGTCG gaaagagaagaaatacataGATGAATGCTGGAAAAATGTCAATGTTGGAGACTTCATCCGGCTTTCGTGTAATGAAATTATTCCTGCTGACATGGTGCTGTTATATTCCAGTGACCTGGATGGGATCTGTTACATTGAAACTGCAGGTCTTGATGGAGAAACCAATCTAAAACAGAGGCAGGTGGTGAGAGGATATTCAGAGCAG GTCTCTGAAATTGATCCAGAAAAATTTTCTGGTAGAATAGAATGTGAAAGTCCTAATGATGACCTCAATCACTTTCGAGGCTTTGT tgagAATTCAAGCAAGGATCGAGTGGGCCTCAGCAAGGAGAACTTATTGCTGCGAGGATGCACagtaagaaatacagaagttgTTGTAGGCATTGTGGTATATGCAG GTCATGAAACCAAAGCCATGCTGAATAACAGTGGACCTCATTACAAGCGCAgtaaattggaaagaaaagtgaattCTGATATTCTGTGGTGTGTTCTGCTTCTAATTTTAATGTGTTTAACAGGTGCAATTG GCCATGGAATTTGGTTAAGTAGGTATTCAGAAATACCTTTTTTTAACATCCCTGAACCAGATGGCAAATCGATTTCTTCTGCGTTAGCAGGGTTCAATATGTTCTGGACAATGATCATTTTATTACAG GTCTTGATTCCTATTTCTCTGTATGTTTCAATTGAAATTGTCAAACTGGGACAAATTTATTTAATACAGAATGACATTGATTTTTACCATGAGAAAACAGACTCTACAATTCAGTGTCGAGCACTGAATATTGCTGAAGACCTTGGCCAGATTCAGTATATCTTCTCAGACAAGACTGGAACACTCACTGAAAATAAGATGGTTTTTCGGAGGTGCAGCATTGCAGGACAGGAATATTGCCATGAAGAAAATG caaAGAGGTTGGAATCCTATCAAGAGAAGGATTTGAAAGATGAGGATTCAGCTGAAGGTCCTTGTGCCTCTTTGGGCCACACATTAAAATGGAGGGGACACGACTGTGGAGCCGAGAATGAATCTTTGAACAGAAAGTCTTCAAATCTGTTATCTGGTATTTACCCTGAATTAGGAAGGGAGCGTTCATCAAGTGATGCTCCCTGCTCAGGACATGttgctttcagcagctgcatT GAAACAGATGTTGTACCAGATACACAACTGCTGGAGAAATTTAGAcgtgtttcttctctttcctatcAAGAATCAGAAGACGGTATCAGCAAGTTAGGTTTGGAGACAATGTACATCACTGACTTCTTTCTTGCTCTGGCAATCTGTAATACTGTTGTTGTTTCAATCCCCAATCAGCCACGTCAGAAG ATGAGACGCTCTTCACTGGGAAGAATGCCTATTAAATCCCTTGAGGAAATCAGGCAGATGTTCCAGAGGTTGTCAGTCCGTAGACTAAGTTCCTCCCCACTTCCAAGTATAAAAGAGTCATCATCTGAAAACCCAAACAGTTTTGTGAGCAAACTGtctattttcagaatgaaaccGGCTTCACCTGCTTTGGATGGGGCTGCTCAAAATGCTGCTGAGCCTCACAATCTGAACAGCCCAGAAAATCCCCAGTTACCCAAAGAATGTTATACAGTGAATGTAGCTGCTGGCTGTGAAACCCACGGTGCTGAGTCATCTGCAGAATGGTCTCCCTTACCTAAGCTTTGTTATGAAGCTGAAAGTCCAGACGAAGCTGCCTTGGTCCATGCTGCTAAGGCttacaaatgtattttacagtCTAGGACTCCTGATCAAGTAACTGTGGATTTTGCAGATCTGGGATCTTTaacatttcagcttttgcaTATCCTGCCTTTTGACTCAGTGCGAAAAAGGATGTCAGTAGTGGTTCGGCATCCAGTCTCCAACCGAGTGGTGGTGTACACAAAAGGTGCAGACTCAGTCATGATGGATTTGTTGGGAACTGCATCTGAAG ATACCAAgaattcagaaatggaaaagaagaacattAAAGAAAGAACCCAGAATCATTTGGATGACTATGCCAGAAAGGGACTGCGCACTCTTTGTATTGCTAAaaag GTGATGAGTGATGAAGAATATACAGAGTGgttaaataatcattttttagCAGAAACCAGCATTGACAAtagggaggagctgctgctggaatcTGCCATCCGGCTTGAAACCAAACTAACTTTGCTTG GTGCCACTGGCATTGAAGATCGCCTGCAGGATGGTGTTCCAGACACAATACAGGCATTACGgaaagcaggaataaaaatatgGATGCTGACAGGTGACAAGAGAGAGACAGCTGTCAACATCGCCTATGCTTGTAAATTGCTGGAGCCAGATGACAGAATCTTCACGCTCAAATCGCAAAGTAGA GATGCTTGTGCTTTGGTGATGAACAGTATTTTAGaacacatgcaaaaaaacactgctgagcaaaaaaaagtaaatcagaaaCTTGGGAATGTCTCTGCAAGTCCTTCTACCCAAGCTCAAGGCTTCAGCGCAGGCCTGGTTATTGATGGAAGGACTTTAGAGCATGTCCTTCAGGACAGCCTGCAGAATGTTTTCTTGGAGCTCACAGAAAAATGTCGAGCTGTAGTCTGCTGCCAAGCCACACCACTGCAGAAGAGTGTGCTGGTCAGACTGGTGCGAAATAAGCTGAAGGCAATGACGTTAGCTGTAG GTGATGGTGCCAATGATGTCAGTATGATCCAGGTAGCTGACACTGGTGTGGGAATCTTGGGCCAAGAAGGCATGCAG GCTGTGATGGCAAGTGACTTTGCAATTTCTCAGTTCAGGCATCTCAGGAAGCTGCTGCTTGTCCATGGTCACTGGTGTTACACCAGGCTTACCAACATGATACTCTACTTCTTCTACAAAAATGTG GCCTACGTGAACCTCTTATTCTGGTACCAGTTCTTCTGTGGGTTTTCAGGCACATCAATGACTGACTATTggatcttgatttttttcaatctcCTTTTTACATCGGTGCCACCCATCATTTACGGTGTCTTGGACAAAGATGTGTCTGCAGAGATACTCATGCAGATCCCACAGCTGTACAAGATGAGCCAGAAATCTGTG GCCTACTTGCCTTCAACCTTTTGGATAACCTTGCTGGATGCTTTTTACCAAagtcttgcttgcttttttgtgCCTTACTTC ACTTACTATGGCTCAGACatagacattttttcttttggaaaccctataaacacagcagcacttttTATAATATTGTTTCACCTTCTCATTGAGTGCAAATCCGTG ACTTGGATTCATACGATAGTTATAGTTGGCAGCATcctattttacttcatttttgctCTGGCTTTTGGGGCAACCTACAGAACCCATAATCCACTATCAAATCCTTATCGGATCATGGAAAAGCATATGGCAGATCCAGTTTTTTACCTAGTGTGCCTCCTGACTACTTGTGTTGCTCTGCTACCCAG ATACTTCCTGAGAGCTCTCCAAGGAACATTGTTTCCATCTCCAGTGTTGAAAGCCAAGCACTTGGACAAACTGATCCCTGAGGAGAAGAGGGAAGCAATTAAGAAATGGAAGGATGAATGCATTGTAAGCTGTAGAATGGAGTTGCAGGTTACTTCTGGGTCTACTGGCTCAGCCACGGGTACTGtattaaaggaagaaagcattGCCAGTGTTGTACCGCTTTCTAGAATACCTTTTCATGCCTGTTCAAGAGATGAGTTAGTGGAGGAAGAGCCTGGGAATAGAAGTAACTTGAACTCTGAAAAGACTGCATTTCTGAATTCAAAGAGAACTGATTCAGATGTCTGA